A single genomic interval of Theropithecus gelada isolate Dixy chromosome 16, Tgel_1.0, whole genome shotgun sequence harbors:
- the TMIGD1 gene encoding transmembrane and immunoglobulin domain-containing protein 1 isoform X1, whose amino-acid sequence MAWNSSVVMQMGRFLLLVILFLPREMTSSVLTVNGKTENYILDTTPGSQVSLICAVQNHTREEELLWYREEGRVDLKSGNKINSSSVCVSSISENDNGISFTCRLGRDPSVSISVALNVIFPPLLSGNNFQTVEEGSNVKLVCSVKANPQAQMMWYKNRSLLDLEKSHHQIQQTSESFQLSITKVEKSDNGTYSCTAKSSLQTESLDFHLIVKDKTVSVPVEPIIAACVVIFLTLCFGLVARRKKIMELCMKDKDPHRETAL is encoded by the exons ATGGCATGGAACAGCAGTGTCGTAATGCAAATGGGAAGATTTCTTCTCttagtaattttatttctgcCACGTGAGATGACAA GTTCTGTTTTAACTGTGAATGGTAAAACTGAGAACTATATCCTGGATACTACACCTGGCTCCCAAGTGTCTCTGATATGTGCTGTTCAAAACCACACCAGAGAGGAAGAACTGCTCTGGTACCGAGAGGAGGGGAGAGTGGAtttgaaatctggaaacaaaatcaattccagctctgtctgtgtctcttccATCAGTGAAAATGACAACGGAATCAGCTTTACCTGCAGGCTGGGGAGGGATCCGTCCGTGTCCATTTCGGTGGCACTGAATGTTATTT TTCCTCCTCTCCTAAGTGGAAACAACTTCCAAACAGTTGAGGAAGGCAGTAACGTGAAGTTGGTTTGCAGTGTGAAAGCCAACCCCCAGGCTCAAATGATGTGGTACAAAAACAGAAGTCTCCTGGATTTAGAGAAAAGCCATCACCAAATCCAACAGACAAGTGAGTCTTTTCAGCTGTCAATCACCAAAGTCGAGAAATCTGACAACGGAACCTACAGTTGTACTGCAAAGTCATCTCTGCAAACGGAGAGCTTGGACTTTCACCTGATTGTTAAAG ATAAAACTGTGAGTGTACCAGTAGAGCCCATTATTGCTGCATGTGTTGTGATCTTTCTGACATTGTGCTTTGGACTGGTtgctagaagaaagaaaataatggag CTCTGCATGAAGGATAAAGACCCTCACAGGGAAACAGCTCT atga
- the TMIGD1 gene encoding transmembrane and immunoglobulin domain-containing protein 1 isoform X2 translates to MAWNSSVVMQMGRFLLLVILFLPREMTSSVLTVNGKTENYILDTTPGSQVSLICAVQNHTREEELLWYREEGRVDLKSGNKINSSSVCVSSISENDNGISFTCRLGRDPSVSISVALNVIFPPLLSGNNFQTVEEGSNVKLVCSVKANPQAQMMWYKNRSLLDLEKSHHQIQQTSESFQLSITKVEKSDNGTYSCTAKSSLQTESLDFHLIVKALHEG, encoded by the exons ATGGCATGGAACAGCAGTGTCGTAATGCAAATGGGAAGATTTCTTCTCttagtaattttatttctgcCACGTGAGATGACAA GTTCTGTTTTAACTGTGAATGGTAAAACTGAGAACTATATCCTGGATACTACACCTGGCTCCCAAGTGTCTCTGATATGTGCTGTTCAAAACCACACCAGAGAGGAAGAACTGCTCTGGTACCGAGAGGAGGGGAGAGTGGAtttgaaatctggaaacaaaatcaattccagctctgtctgtgtctcttccATCAGTGAAAATGACAACGGAATCAGCTTTACCTGCAGGCTGGGGAGGGATCCGTCCGTGTCCATTTCGGTGGCACTGAATGTTATTT TTCCTCCTCTCCTAAGTGGAAACAACTTCCAAACAGTTGAGGAAGGCAGTAACGTGAAGTTGGTTTGCAGTGTGAAAGCCAACCCCCAGGCTCAAATGATGTGGTACAAAAACAGAAGTCTCCTGGATTTAGAGAAAAGCCATCACCAAATCCAACAGACAAGTGAGTCTTTTCAGCTGTCAATCACCAAAGTCGAGAAATCTGACAACGGAACCTACAGTTGTACTGCAAAGTCATCTCTGCAAACGGAGAGCTTGGACTTTCACCTGATTGTTAAAG CTCTGCATGAAGGATAA